A genome region from Setaria italica strain Yugu1 chromosome III, Setaria_italica_v2.0, whole genome shotgun sequence includes the following:
- the LOC101758896 gene encoding uncharacterized protein LOC101758896, giving the protein MAELASGAVSSLLGLLRNEVLLLSRVGSDVEFIKEEMESMHSFLEHLARTAPPAGGHDEQVRTWMKQVRDLAHDCSNCIDLYLRRGDPAVYRARGGRWRYLWWASWLVQKMVTQHNAAIRLRELKERARDVGKRRLRYGVEIPQKEAWGSAVVPSMPSSSQAAATEEEEEDHQNQASVVAADGSDPRQRALEPRLLEEYCTEKLANWLQLQAETNKDVSISSIAIVVPDDTEDAAGAIAREALTLASANFTCKVWINLSALHLPWDLPLLGSEILSYILRECEQQQGTVGEQDPREQAYRYKDELQDTIWNMIDDDDIVERIEEIKSKIGEVDEGKIGFDRNKKLEESKTLGILILLRVLQLMQSAPDRSMPLSSEDAMKETASRLKSHMEAGKPQICLDNNQYMDILRKVFPASKPLQPQTQEASHGATTLGEDHIKEITNNHKITLDIIWELLCKQQLLESTSAKKEHATGCNKLHGGHDQVGNSAAVASTEQSKEKVEETSGEVQVSSAAAAAAVKEAKEKMKEFRGEVKARNAIAATINETKEKMDKISEEITDKLFIKGIVDKIKPHLENNKTLIILQDDEDYISTEDDEDDVSTWEETRNALNLLGCAPGSAVIVSTKSSQKAKEFCYPQREPITYSLIGLYHDIVLQLTQQREYDPQVLLKILYMCDPHEFCMKIFAHALYANPKRSYDELTKLYQDLGAQKTLGSEAKRMIKFSYRDLPREYKTCFLYLAIFPQGHNISRSTLIGRWVAEGLITKEDWSTAVFHAEQCFEALIKRGLVLPCDIGVAGKVKSCMVGHQVHGFITKIAKKEHILDARLSDVVARHFSIFCGLRLRASDGIGTFVSKLPKYLPQLPLLKVLDLEGWVNSEKLNHYLKDICRKILFLKYLSLRGTKVTDLPNEINNLHELEVLDIRQTEVPARKTKGLLLLKLRRLLADCNDPKMNGDPLHSPVQIPRKIRRMENLEVLSNVKASSDGSELKDIKYLWQLRKLGVVIQDEHRHLDNLLSSINDLKECLQSLSITISNTRRKRKNITLRKSPQPKDMGTLSTLSPRRLESISINGFIPGEKLLEVLAKDCDELAKVTLSSTRLEQGDLMVLALLDKLRCVRLRSYAYSGRKLIFNKDEFPHLKYFLVEGHNMTNIEFQYNTSAELEKIVLSFTNIRSLCGIGNLPQLKELELEENRSLLSFSQDEAALEEKTESRAPEQNTEVIAANKTIQSGSLGQNTEIKAPEHNIQSRSPEENTQNRAAEQSTEVRAWEKNTESIAAEQNIQSRSPERDTKIRAPGQNTESVPAEQNIQSIAPEKNTEIRAPENNTESVAGKQNIQSIAPEQNVQSIAPEQNTEIRVPEKNTESVAPEQNIQSIAPEQNTEIRAPEQNTESIADAQNIQSTASEQDTKIRALEQNPQTEDTKEIIKGGFTFDKEKFQQLKYFCVKESKTTNITFKEGAAPELKKITLSLRDENSKITGVEYLPKLKEIELKGGKFLLQLFDNAVKVAKVTLSDTNLKQEDMKILGMKTNLRCLVLSDKSYDEKHLAFNEDAKFPVLDLLIVECPNINSISFTAGSAQKLEKIVCSFTNMNSLSGIDKLPKLNEIEYSGGRVPYLVRKEIAALKRQPVLTYNNPQQQNQARTMKAKQKREMLQKDLQLS; this is encoded by the coding sequence ATGGCTGAGCTCGCGTCTGGTGCCGTGAGCTCGCTGCTGGGCCTCCTGCGGAACGAGGTGCTTCTGCTGAGCCGCGTCGGGAGCGACGTGGAGTTCATCAaggaggagatggagagcaTGCACAGCTTTCTGGAGCACCTGGCCAGGACGGCGCCTCCTGCCGGCGGGCACGACGAGCAGGTGCGCACGTGGATGAAGCAGGTCCGAGACCTTGCCCACGACTGCAGCAACTGTATCGACCTCTACCTTCGACGTGGTGACCCGGCGGTCTACCGTGCTAGGGGTGGCCGTTGGCGCTACCTCTGGTGGGCTTCCTGGTTGGTGCAGAAGATGGTCACCCAGCACAACGCAGCCATCCGACTGCGCGAGCTCAAGGAGCGGGCACGCGATGTTGGCAAGAGACGGTTGAGGTACGGTGTGGAGATCCCGCAAAAAGAGGCATGGGGCTCTGCAGTGGTGCCATCAATGCCATCGTCATCTCAAGCTGCAGCcacggaagaagaggaggaggaccaTCAAAATCAAGCATCAGTAGTGGCCGCCGATGGTTCTGATCCCCGTCAAAGAGCTCTAGAACCTCGCCTTCTGGAGGAGTACTGCACCGAGAAGCTAGCCAACTGGCTCCAGTTGCAAGCTGAAACCAACAAGGATGTGTCAATATCATCCATTGCCATTGTCGTGCCAGATGATACAGAGGACGCTGCTGGAGCCATCGCACGTGAAGCTTTGACTTTGGCGAGCGCCAATTTCACGTGCAAGGTCTGGATCAATCTTTCGGCACTGCACCTCCCATGGGATCTTCCGCTACTAGGCTCAGAGATTCTCTCCTATATCTTGCGTGAATGCGAGCAGCAGCAAGGCACGGTGGGGGAGCAGGATCCACGGGAGCAAGCTTACCGTTACAAAGATGAACTTCAGGACACAATCTGGAACatgattgatgatgatgacattgTTGAAAGgattgaagaaatcaagagcaagaTTGGAGAAGTTGATGAGGGGAAGATTGGATTCGACAGAAATAAGAAGCTTGAAGAAAGCAAGACCCTAGGCATACTAATACTCCTCCGCGTGCTGCAGCTCATGCAGAGTGCGCCTGACAGAAGTATGCCACTATCCTCAGAGGATGCTATGAAGGAGACTGCCTCCAGGCTGAAATCTCATATGGAAGCAGGCAAGCCTCAGATCTGTCTCGATAATAACCAATATATGGATATCCTGCGGAAGGTGTTTCCGGCAAGCAAGCCCCTGCAGCCGCAGACTCAGGAAGCCTCCCACGGTGCTACTACATTGGGCGAGGATCACATCAAAGAAATCACCAACAACCACAAGATCACTCTAGACATCATATGGGAGCTGCTTTGCAAGCAACAGCTACTCGAAAGTACCTCTGCCAAGAAGGAACATGCCACAGGATGCAACAAGCTCCATGGTGGCCATGATCAAGTCGGCAATAGTGCAGCTGTTGCCTCCACAGAACAAAGCAAGGAGAAAGTGGAGGAGACCTCAGGGGAGGTTCAGGTGagcagtgctgctgctgctgctgctgtcaaaGAAGCCAAGGAAAAAATGAAGGAGTTCCGAGGGGAGGTTAAGGCGAGGAATGCCATTGCTGCTACTATCAACGAAACCAAGGAAAAGATGGATAAAATCTCGGAGGAGATTACGGATAAGCTGTTTATCAAAGGTATAGTGGACAAGATTAAGCCGCATCTGGAAAATAACAAGACACTGATTATCCTCCAAGATGATGAAGACTATATTTCAACCGAAGATGATGAAGACGATGTATCCACATGGGAGGAGACCAGAAATGCTTTGAACCTGTTAGGCTGTGCACCTGGAAGTGCAGTGATTGTGTCCACAAAGAGCAGCCAAAAGGCCAAAGAATTTTGCTATCCACAGAGGGAGCCAATAACCTATTCTCTAATTGGCCTCTACCATGATATTGTGCTTCAGCTCACACAGCAACGGGAGTATGATCCCCAGGTTCTCCTTAAAATCCTGTACATGTGCGATCCACATGAATTCTGCATGAAGATCTTTGCGCATGCTCTTTATGCTAATCCCAAAAGGAGCTATGATGAACTGACCAAGTTGTATCAAGACCTGGGTGCCCAAAAGACATTGGGCAGTGAGGCTAAGAGGATGATCAAGTTCTCCTACAGAGACCTACCTAGAGAATACAAGACTTGCTTTCTGTACCTAGCTATCTTCCCTCAAGGCCACAACATCAGCCGGTCGACCTTAATAGGACGATGGGTTGCAGAAGGGTTGATAACCAAGGAGGACTGGAGCACTGCAGTGTTTCATGCCGAGCAGTGCTTTGAAGCTCTTATCAAACGTGGGCTTGTTTTGCCTTGTGATATTGGTGTTGCAGGAAAAGTCAAGAGCTGCATGGTAGGTCATCAGGTCCATGGGTTTATCACCAAGATTGCAAAGAAAGAGCATATTTTGGACGCGCGCCTATCAGATGTCGTGGCCCGCCACTTCTCCATCTTTTGTGGTCTCCGGCTCCGCGCCTCTGATGGCATAGGCACCTTTGTGAGCAAGCTCCCCAAATACTTACCACAGTTACCGCTGCTCAAGGTGCTAGATCTGGAAGGTTGGGTCAACAGTGAGAAGCTTAATCACTACCTCAAGGACATCTGCAGAAAGATATTATTCCTCAAGTATTTGAGCCTAAGAGGAACAAAGGTTACTGATCTACCCAATGAAATCAACAACCTCCATGAGCTAGAGGTATTGGATATCCGGCAAACTGAGGTGCCTGCACGCAAAACAAAAGGTCTCCTGCTCCTGAAGCTGAGGCGCTTGCTGGCTGATTGCAATGATCCAAAAATGAATGGCGACCCATTACACTCTCCTGTCCAGATTCCTCGCAAAATCAGGAGAATGGAAAATCTGGAGGTACTGTCAAATGTCAAGGCTTCATCGGATGGCAGTGAGTTGAAAGACATAAAATATCTATGGCAGTTGAGGAAGCTCGGTGTGGTTATCCAAGACGAGCACCGGCACCTTGATAATTTGCTTTCATCGATTAATGACCTGAAAGAGTGTCTTCAGTCTCTTTCAATCACAATATCTAACaccagaagaaaaagaaaaaacattacCTTGAGAAAAAGCCCACAACCAAAAGATATGGGCACTTTGTCAACACTATCTCCAAGGCGTCTGGAGAGCATAAGCATCAATGGATTCATACCAGGGGAGAAACTTCTTGAAGTGTTGGCCAAAGATTGTGATGAACTTGCCAAGGTAACTCTGAGTAGCACCAGGTTGGAACAGGGAGATCTGATGGTCCTTGCTCTGCTTGACAAATTACGCTGTGTCAGGCTCCGATCCTATGCATACAGTGGGAGAAAGCTCATCTTCAACAAGGATGAATTCCCACATCTCAAGTACTTTCTTGTTGAGGGCCACAATATGACCAACATTGAGTTTCAATATAACACATCTGCTGAGCTTGAGAAGATTGTCTTGTCCTTCACCAACATAAGATCGCTTTGTGGGATCGGAAACCTTCCACAATTGAAGGAGCTTGAGTTAGAAGAGAACCGATCCCTACTTTCATTTTCTCAAGATGAAGCAGCTCTTGAGGAAAAGACTGAAAGCAGAGCTCCTGAGCAAAACACAGAGGTCATAGCTGCTAACAAAACTATTCAGAGTGGATCCCTTGGACAAAATACCGAGATCAAAGCTCCAGAACATAACATTCAGAGCCGATCTCCAGAGGAAAACACCCAGAATAGAGCTGCCGAGCAAAGCACTGAGGTCAGAGCTTGGGAGAAAAACACAGAGAGCATAGCTGCTGAGCAAAATATACAGAGTAGATCCCCTGAGCGAGACACTAAGATCAGAGCGCCTGGGCAAAACACAGAGAGTGTACCTGCTGAGCAAAATATACAGAGTATAGCTCCTGAGAAAAATACTGAGATCAGAGCTCCGGAGAACAACACAGAGAGTGTAGCTGGTAAGCAAAATATACAGAGTATAGCTCCTGAGCAAAATGTACAGAGTATAGCTCCTGAGCAAAATACCGAGATCAGAGTTCCGGAGAAAAACACAGAGAGTGTAGCTCCTGAGCAAAATATACAGAGTATAGCTCCTGAGCAAAATACCGAGATCAGAGCTCCGGAGCAAAACACAGAGAGCATAGCTGATGCACAAAATATACAGAGCACAGCCTCTGAGCAAGACACTAAGATCAGAGCTCTGGAGCAAAACCCTCAGACCGAAGATACTAAGGAGATTATCAAGGGTGGGTTCACCTTTGATAAGGAAAAATTTCAACAACTTAAGTACTTTTGTGTTAAGGAGTCCAAAACAACCAACATCACCTTTAAAGAGGGAGCAGCTCCTGAGCTCAAGAAGATCACATTGTCCTTGAGGGATGAAAATTCAAAGATTACTGGGGTCGAGTACCTTCCAAAATTGAAGGAGATAGAGTTGAAGGGTGGCAAATTTCTTCTTCAGTTATTTGACAATGCTGTTAAAGTTGCCAAGGTGACTCTTAGTGATACAAATCTGAAGCAAGAAGACATGAAAATCTTAGGCATGAAAACAAATCTGCGCTGCCTAGTGCTCTCTGACAAGTCTTACGATGAAAAGCACCTTGCATTCAACGAAGATGCGAAGTTCCCAGTACTCGACCTCCTTATTGTGGAGTGCCCTAACATCAACAGCATCAGCTTCACCGCGGGATCTGCTCAAAAACTCGAAAAGATAGTTTGTTCCTTCACCAATATGAACTCTCTATCCGGCATCGACAAACTTCCGAAACTGAATGAGATTGAGTACAGTGGTGGCCGTGTCCCTTATCTGGTGAGAAAGGAAATTGCAGCGCTTAAAAGGCAACCTGTTCTTACTTACAACAATCCACAGCAACAAAACCAAGCAAGAACGATGAAAGCAAAACAGAAGAGGGAGATGTTGCAGAAGGATCTCCAGCTTTCTTGA